Part of the Nicotiana tabacum cultivar K326 chromosome 20, ASM71507v2, whole genome shotgun sequence genome, gaagaaaaaattatattaaaacattatATGGgtgttttaatatttaaaataccTATGCACAAACAACTTCAGCATAGGTGCTGAAGTTTGCCTATTACACtgggtaaaaaaaaataaacataaattaaaatttcatattgcacaaaaaacttcggcataagtgctgaagttttttaattaatatttgaaaaCTTCAGCAggaggagctgaagttttcctattacactgggtaaaaaaaataaaacatcaattaaaatttcatattgcacaaaaaacttcagcacaggtgctgaagttttttagttaatctGTAAAAACTTCGGCTAatggagctgaagttttcctcccgcactatgtattttattagcattttttgaaaaaacttcataccaaaaaatgcttatgttttcaggaatatgtaaaatatttttcatataattttttgtatgctgaagtttttttagtTCATCTGCTAAAAATGCTTAATATTTTGTcgtgcaatatgtaattttcggataagtttttgttaattgttctgttattttctaagttcaaaaagaatttttagtTCATGCTTGAAGTTTTCATCAAGCACTGtgtattttattatgattttttgAAAACTTTCATACCAAAAATGCTTAATATTCGGATTAGTTTTTGTTAATTCCTGCTGAAGTTATATAGTTCATTTCCTCTACTATTTTTCGAGTTTGAAtagaattaatattaaaaaaacgcagaaaaaaacttaaaacaaaaactgaatatttcattaaacatcaaaaaagataaattaaattacataaataacaaaatatcataaataacaaaaagaaaaactaatcgtccctatcatcatcatcgtcgtcgtCACTACCAGATGGACGAGCATCTTCATCAGCAAGATTATCAAATCTTGCATACATCACAAGCGTATCAAGCTTATTGTTAATTTCTTCCAGCTCCCTGTCGTACTTCTCTATGAGCTCATCCAGTTTCAGCTCAAAAGTCTCTATAATATCTTGCTTGATTTCTTCCACTATTTGCCTGATGACAACatccatttttctcctttttgtattttatgtctGCTAAAATTTATGTGTTTGAGTGAATAAACTCACAAGGAATAGCGTGCTTATATAGGGGAAAAAACTTCTGCATGGTATATGAAAAGGCAAAGAGGAATTTTAAACGTTGTCTAATGAAAAGCGTGCATGAATGTGATAGGAATGTAATTATTACACTAACACATACCCCCAACGCAAATATAATTACTACTTTAATTGTGTAGGTTACTCTTGTATACTATGCAATTAATGTTGAAACATGCTCAAGTTTGTTgaattcatttgctaaaacttcagcccaatgtgctgaagttatttagttcatttctaaaaacttcagcacttaaGGAGTTGAAGTTTTTTTCTCTGCATTCATGAATCCCTGTCatacaactttttcaaaaaaaaacttcagctaatATGTTGAAGTTATTAAgcttatttctaaaaacttctgcACTTAATAAGATGAAAGTTTTCTGTGCACGAATCATTAATTATGTCATacatctttttctaaaaaaattcagCAAAAGATGCCTAGAAATTCTTCTGTTCACTTTCTTAATACTTGCCACTAAACATGAATCTGCAGGATGAGTTCGATTTGCGTTGTTATAACTTTTAATGGGAgttggactcctgatttcaaataCTTGGATCATGATACAAAACTTGTTCTACTTAATAAGCACATATCATTCAATACTTTCCTgaagaaaattagtgaagttgcaaatattgattcaaccaGATATGCACTAAaagtatggtttgatatcaaactaAATATAAGCAAAGGAATGCTTGTAACTTCTGATGAAGAACTCAGTACCTGTATGCATTTGCTTACAACTGATTCACCCTATAAGAATTGCCATTTCATTATCGAAAAAATACAACCTTCAGAATTTGCAGCATTCAAACAATCTCTTGCATATGCGATAGATTCAGAACCTTTTGTTGATTATCAACATGAAGTAGGACAACCAATAATGGAAGTAGACAACGAGCAACAATCTTCTAACATTACAGCTGCTTCAGAATATATAATGCTGCAACAATTACCCCCTCCTCCAATAAATTCAAACCAGTTTGTCGATGactaagaagaagaaggacaactAATAATGCAAATTGACAACCAACACACAATCCAACAAAGTTTTTTGTTACTTTCTGCAATGATAAGCAACAACGATGATGAAGTAACCATGGAGCTTATACCGATAACATCAAGAAATTGCTGAAAGTTCTTGTGCTTctcaaaaatcaagaaaaagagtgAGGAGAAAGCTGAAAGAATCTCCACCATGTAAAATACTTAGGTACGATGCATTGCCTGAGGAAGTAAGAGTTGGATCAATttttgacaacaacaacaacaacaacccagtataatcccacttagtgggttctgaggagggtagtgtgtacgcagaccttacccctaccctgaggtagagaaactgtttccaaatagacccccggcatccttccctccaagaacttcccaccttgctcttggggagactcgaactcacaacctcttggttggaagtggaggttgcttaccatcagagcaacccctcttgtcttcaATTTTTGAGAACAAAAAAAACATGACTAAATTTTTCTGCAGCTTGGAGATAACCCAGAAAGTTGAATTCACTGCTGTTAGATCATGTTCAAAGAGATACGAGCTGAAATGCATCGTGGACAAATTTGGTTGGAATGTACGTGCTACCAGAATAAAAAATTTCACACTATTCAGGGTGATAAAATGCCATAACATCCATGAATGCTCGGTTGATGCAAGAAAATCAGATCAGAAGCAGGCTACATTAAATTTTATAAGTGAACAAATTATAGAACATGTTCGAGACAAAAAGATAGAGGTTACACCAGCCTTtgtagaaaataaaatgaaaaagaaatttgaaattgaCATTGGTTATCACAAGGCATGGCGTGCTATTCAAAAAGCTATTGCTTGCATAAGGGGAACACCTGAAGAGAACTACAAGATTTTTCCTTCATACCTACACATGATGGTGTGCAAAAATCCAGGAACGTACATAAGCATAAAAAGAGATGCGCAGAATAGGTAAGTAAAACAATACTAACCATCAGCCTGAAGTTTCAAACGTTcttatttgaaaaacttcacaCCTTATGATTTGTTTTTTTGTGTTTCACTGTACAGATTTGCTTACATGTTCTTTGCTCCTGTGACATCAGTAGCTGGTTGGTCCTACTGTAGACCCGTTATTGCAGTAGATGCAACATTTTTAAAGTCCAAATATCATGGTGTTCTATTTGTTGCTGTATCAAAGGATGCAAACAATCAAATCTTTTCTCTATGTTTTGGTGTAGCAGAATAAGAAAACAATGAGGCATACATTTGGTTCTTCGGGGAAATGAGAAAAGCAATTTAAGTCCGTCGTGAATTGGTTTTCTTGTTAGATAGAAACCAATCAATTGCAAATGGGATTAGAAAAGTTTTTCCTGAAGCTCACCATGGTATCTGCCTCTATCACTTTGAGAAAAAATTAAAGCAAAGTCATGCAAAAACCACAGTAATAATCTTTTTCAAAGTGCTGCAAGGTCATACAAATATGAAGATTTTAATCAGTTAATGTCCCAACTCAAAAGTATTGACAAGAAAACATACAATTACATAATGGAAGAGCCTCTAGAGAGATGGGCTCGATCGTGGTTCCCACAACGACATTATGATATGCTAACAACAAACATGGTAGAATCAATGAATTCCGTTTCACTAAAAGGGAGAGAAAGGCCTATTTTAAGAATGTTAGATTTCATCCAAGAAAAGTTGGGAGTGTGGTTTTACGAACGGAGAAAAAAGGCAAATGAAACTTTTCACAGAGTATCAATATGGGCAGAAGAAGAGATGACTAAGAAGATGGACTTGGCTTGTAAAATGTttgtgagtatatttattaactttAGCTTTTTATATCTGTTGCAGAGATTTACTACTtacatttaaaaaatttaatactttttctttttgaagcaacaatacactaatatagtttgtcttaattttttattccttgttaggTGTTCAACCTTGATTCAATATTGTTCAGAATAAATAGTGAAGGAATCGAATTCATTGTGGACTTAAAAAAGAGAACTTGTGACTGCCTAGAATTTCAACTTGATGAATTGTCCTGTCCAGATGCAATTGCTGCTATTAATAAGAGATATCTGCAGAAATCtgattactgctcaaattggtatTCAAAGGAAATATGGTTGAAAATATATGAAGGACATGTGAATACCGTGGGAGATCAAAAATCATGGAATATACCACAAAATGTACAATCTGAAATCACAAAACCTCCCGATGTAGAGATTTTAcaaggaagaagacaaaagaagaggcaTATACCTGTGACTGAATCAGTACCATTCAAGTCTACCAAATGCAGTTAATGTAAACAAGTTGGGCATAACAGAACAACTTGCTTGTCTTCTCCAACACCTCATCCATATTCAAATTAACACACTGAAAAATACTCTAACCTTCAATAATCCTTGGTCTGAATTTAGACTTTCATTATTATATGGCATATTTGAAATGTGATTTTTTTCataggaataaaaaaaagaaactatTGGACTATTTTATATACTGCTAAAGTACAAATCACTCATTTTTGTTGCGCATGCTTACAGGTTTGGTtgcattttaaaaaagaaatgacTTTTGCGAGAAAAAACTTCAAGTTACAGTATGTGAAATACATATCCTTAACACAAACACACATACACACTCAGACACACACACATATGCGTACAACACACAAAAGAAAGGCATGTACAAACAAAATTTTCAGCATCTCTAAGCTGAAGTTATAGAAAATGAACTTAATAACTTCAACATATTCACTACAAAAAAGCACaacataaaaacataaaaaagaattaCAAAAACTAAACATAAAAACCAACTAAGAAGTATAAAGCAAATACTAACAAATAACAAGGATAATGCAATAGAAAgctaagaagaaagaggatgagaATTACATTGATACAAAAAGAGATGAGAACAACACACAAAGTACAAACAAAAACATCAGCTCTTTGGGCTGAAGTTATACAAAATGAAcctaaaaacttcagctctctgggctgaagtaaacaaaaaagcatagcattaaaacataaaaaaatgatAACAAACACTAACAATTATCaccatcaccatcatcatcatcacagtactcctcaatttctctaaatatctcatcatcatcagtatCGGAGATAACTATAGAGTAGTCGGGCAAAAGACCACTGAATCCAAGGAGATCAATCTTCAACTTGTCGAATTCATCACGCATCTGATTTTTTTGACGATTACTCTGTCCATAAGAGGAAGAAGAGTCTTCAGGTTGTTTTGCAGTTTGGAATAGTCGTTCCAGCTGGGAAACTGAAAACTATCAAACTGTTGCACAACCttgtcgaacgaggttgaataacctCCACAACTATGTTTCAGGTTAAGCCTGTTCTGGAATGATTCATTGGCAAAGAGATTTGGTCTAATTCTCTCCCAATCAGCCTTTATTTGTTCCCACAAAAGCATAAGATTAGCCATCGGTTTGTTATTGTACCACTCACACTTCAAAGTCTCCCACTTCTGCATGATTTTTTCAAAATTAGGCTTCGTACTTCCGCTTCCACTAAACAttctttctttaacaaaagcTGAAAAATTAAggatgaatataaatttaaagaaatatgatggaAGTGTATGAatgactatgaaattttcaagtgaagagattgttaatatagacaaagagttcacctaatcaattaaatatctataaatgtaaaagtaacttttcaggtatttttactattttacatTCAGAGAAATTGAATGAAACAAGATAAGTAGGTGGTAAAACAAGTATatggttgtaagcacgtgatttttgccctatgaaagaattactcccaaaaattcaaaataaaataattttcctttgtgtgtaatttttgttatttttgtggtatttttgtataattatttgtatttttatgagtgcatgtttatttgttttaattaataaaaatataaaatatatcacattttcatttagtatttaattaagtttgttttacaaaaaaataaaagtcacaaaaataggaatgttttgcattgttagcatttaatgtcaaattatgcaattttgttttaattggtgtttaattgtgtatgataatttttgttaggagtttaattagtatttttggagttaatttagtttgtagctcaatttagaattttagttttatcaaagataaaaaaaaaagtgggctacaaaacgttaatatttgaattgagtctaatatagctattttgactattttaccttatttcgtcgcaaaaaaaaaattacaaaaaatatatatataaattttagcttatgtatttctcataaacttgaaaaaatacaaaaaatagtaccttattttttatactttatataatttcgaaaattataaaaaataaagttttattaatgttttgtagtcagtttaaacttaaaaaatatagaaatagtactttatatttttatcgttgtataatttcgaaaattataaaaataaaaaaagttattaatgttttgtagccattttaatcttgaaaaaatataaaaaatagtactttatattttatctttatataaaaaccgaaaatgacaaaaatagttttatttatgctttgtagctattttaatcttgaaaaaatactaaaaaaaaacagttttgttttaaaagttagtcttatttttgtagttattttgcttgcataggatTAATTGAATAACATCATGTTTTAtactcgggtccgggcaaaagaataatatttgggttcaaactacccgtttttaggcctaattttcggacttagcccataataatccgagcccaccacacgtgggggacacgcgtggggaacacggacggaacaccacACACGAggaaccccaccgcgcatgggggacacatgtcttggacccctacacacgtggggtccatgtcctttgaacaaggacaaaacaCATGGGGGATGGGAAATGGAAAAggttgaaaatttggaaaaaggTGGGGAGAACGTGAAAAGGGAATTGAAaagattttaaaagcaaaaaaaatttgaaaagggAGGGGGACAGAACGTGAAAAATGGAGAGGAGGGAAAAAAAAAAGCTattgttcatcttcttcttcatttttgaagaagaagaaaactgaAGGAAAACCCAACCCCTGGCTTCTTCTATTCGACAATAACAGCCATACACAAACCCCCTCATCTCGTAACGACCTCACCCAACGACCCCTCACTCTGTCAACCAACCCAGCGAGCagcgctactgctgctgctgcgtcgCGTCGCCAACGACCCATCACTCTGTCAACCAGCCCAGCGAGCagcgctactgctgctgctgcgtcgCGTCGCCAACGACCCCTCACTCTGTCAACCAGCCCAGCGAGCAGCGTCGTCCAACTCCTCACGTCAAACGACCCCGCCACACAACACCCACCAGCCCGTCGTCTGCTTCACGTCGACCAAACCCCACTGCCCAACACCCACCAGCCCGTCGCCTGCTTCACGTCGACCAAACCCCACTGCCGGTCGTCGCCTCACCACCAAAACCCCGCTGCCCAGGTGCTCCTCACGTCGACCATGGCAGCAGCGAACCCAGCTGTTGCCGCTGCTGCTCCTCGATGCCTCACGACCACCCTCGTCCCTCCATGCTAATCCACCACAGTCCGTTCGACCTCCAATAGTTCAAATCCGAGTTTCGACTTGGGTTCGTTcaagtttcagatttttttttaaagattatttAGTCCATTTGATCTACTTTTCTGTTATGGTTTTTGGTTCTAAGTGTTGTTTgtaatcttgttttgttcattctattttttcggattattgattctttgtttaaagtgttattttgtaatcttgtcttgttcattaactctccttcttcttcaagacctttttatttggtcaaggttttcttctgtttgtttgagtgtgcGTTATAAGCTACATTCGATTTGAAAAACTTCGTCGAAAAGTTAGTTTATGACTGCTTTGTTTGGACGAATACAACCTGAATCACTTCTTTGGTTTGTTTTGATACTTGAATCATTTGTGTGAATTTGATTTAAGGATTTTGTTGTAGCTgtgtagtgatttggtgtagttgtaaatcagagaggtttaaatacaTATTGTTAAGAGTGAGGGCAAGGCAATAATAGTAGGGGgttttcaggggtatttttgggtgttaaaagatttaaaatgtttAGTGTTAGTAGGCTGCCAGTTGAATATTCAGTGTAcaattaaattaatgaattatttaatgaaaaagGAATTAGTAGAGCAGAATACACCCTGTCTGGTATCTTTAAGGGTGGGAAATTAGAAAATAAGCATGGGTTTCATGATAAAAGTGTATAGATGCACACGGGAgggaatatacaggctgaaagtgaaaagctttgaataaataatgtttagttctagcctataaataGGAGGAGTTGATATAGAGATAGGGGACTGAAAATTTGGAGAAGAAAAATTTTTAGAACTTCAAAGTGAGAAATAGGCTATTTTTTTCAGAATTAAAAGTCAGTCTTTGAGAGCTAAAAATTGAAAGTGAAGTCCTTTTCTTTACTActgaaatcagaactttgttaCTGCCTTTGTGGATTGCGTTTAGTGCTATTGATTTTCAGTCAGGCTTTCCGGGGTTTTTCAGTTTGGCTCAGACCATTGTTACATTGGTTATTGTTGGtttttgttgctgttatttgctGTGGGATTCTGTTGCTGCGCTACTGCTGTACATTGTTGCTCAtgacttcttttctttcttattgtaattcgaattccaggtacacattcgaatcttgtagtgataaagctttgaagttgaaatgcaaTAATAAAAATCCAACAGCTTCAATAAAGTAGATAGTAGACAATTTGGTCTATTTAGtttgtttttttctttgttgaactgttttaattttttgtataattggactgAAAAGAGAAGGAATTGTATAAATGGTCATGCGCTGATATAACATGAACCTGTCAATTTTGTTAGATTAATGGGGTGGATCATGATAAGCagcaattttccatttttacaagttcaagtataattttggttagcatctgttgtaatctattaattaaataagttacggttttttttagcatgtaattaaccaggatttttctttatttagagacaaataaaaatagaaatgtagttactttccttttaataaataaataaataaataaatgagacgagcttcgtcaaataaaaataaaaaaaaaataataaaaaaatttgcAGGACCCTCAGTAAAGGTTTAAGAAATTTTTTTAGAAGTCGggaagggccgtttagcgaatttcacggccctcccaaaagataataacgcgctagaatctttaggcgcggctttagtaaattacattcctaaatatgggtgggcattttatgcggcccgaatCCAAATCCTAAGACGTTAAATAGAGTGTGCCTAAGATTGCGGGTTCATTTGATGCGGCGCAATCCGAAAACATACTTTAAACGACGTTCACTCTCTCGAATAATTATTTATATGTAAAAGCAATAAAAAGTAGAATCAGCACATAGGTtattcatgtaaaaatcagataatagctaAATGCAACATTTGGAAAATAGGTTGTctgttaaaaagaaaaaaagaaaaaaggggtatTGTTTTTCagtaatgttttttttttatatttttgcttatgaaatgtcaaaaatgaaaatgaaaaagagtcctATTTTAAAATAGTGCGGTtaattcgcccgaactacgcgggtttgattctcatcggatgtgagatacgtaggcaaccctcatcgggtccaaccccaccttttgctaaaatagccataaacaaataaataataaaaaaaacatatcaAAATTGtaattctgtcataaagaagtcgagtgatgttgttttgtcaaaacatagcgaatgttcccgaaagggacgccggaaggctgactttgcataaacagccacctttgggtcattttttaagatttggtccagttgacccacatagccttaaaaatcttcgtccccgagacgttgaaagaccgtgtttgcaatattgagttttctaatttgaaaaacaataaaaagagtcataaataagtcaggtgatgctgttttgtcataaatagccgaatgttcccgaaaaggacgccggaaggctgactttgcataaacaaccacctcttgggtcattctttttaagatttggtccagttgacccacacagccttaaaaatcttcgcttccgaagtgctgaaaggccgcgtttgaaaatcaaatttttatttttgaaaacacacaaaacaacatataaatagttttatttttgagtcgaataaaagtttttttttctttcttaatcaccttaataaatgtgcaggatgagcacaaatcaaatCGAACCGTTCTCAGTCTTTAGCAAGGTCCCTCtgcagctccacatgtggtggaatgatttgggaaatgATAGTAAGAAAATAGTGGAAAGAATTTTGGGAGGCCTCGTCAGTCTGTTAGATATCAAGCCAAGGACGGACGTCATTGAAGCTTTAATACCATTCTGGGATCTAACTCGTAATGTATTCCGCTTTGCAGACTTTGAGCTTAcacctacattagaggagattgCGGGTTATGCAGGTTTGGATGGAAAATTGAGGGGGCAATATTTGCTTTCTCCTAGACCAGTGTCTCCACATGGGTTTTTGAATTTGCTACacattagtcggaaggtgcaaGATGACGATTTGTCGAAAGGTTATTGTGCTCTTCAATTCTTATATCAGCGGTATGGTACTCCTCAGGGTTTCGAAGAACCGAACCTCGGACTAACACATGGTGGGGACAGAAACAAGTGGGaggcaagacgtactttggcattcatAACAGCCTTCTTGGGAATCATGGtttgtccccgcaaagataagaaaatagagataggccttgtagggatggctgatgttgcaatcaaaaaaACTAACAGTACTGTGGTCCCTTtggttttgtccgaaatctaccgagccttgACTATATGCCGGGAGGGAGGCAATTTCTTCcagggatgcaatttattactccagctgtggatgcaagagCACCTCTGTCACCGAGCAGGATACATGAATCACGGGTTGACCGGAAAAAACTGTATCAGTGGTTGTAAGAAACGGATGATAGGCGTTGTATTCCccgaaggtgtcgaagcatggcttgcacgATTAAGTTCAATGACGgccgaccaaattgaatgggcatttgggtggttgcctgATACTGAAGTGATATACATGTCGGCCGAGGAATGTCACATTCTTTTGATAGAAGTGCGTagtatccaaccatatgctcctcatcgggtattgcgccagctaggaagatttcaggtaattcccactgatgaagatctaagcaagcacgccattgaatTAAGCCCAGGAGTCATATTCCTCGAAGAAAAAATTAGAAAGTTATGGAAAGAATGTAGATTTCTGgagcccaagactatggttcgagaattggctaagggtgaggtagacccaaaatacaatgcttggttcggtaaaaggttccagattcatccgagacctgctaaaagagctcatgtacaacaatttacggatgattcgcaagAGCAGTAGGGTTGGTTGGCAAGAGAAGAAGGTTACCGGGTTGAATTCGGGAAgctgaagcaacaagttgaaaggcttatatTTGAAAACCGCGTGCAAGTCGCCTTGGAACAGGGTGAAAAGAATAAATTaaccaaagaaaaccaggcactaagagcccgaattcgccaagtcagtaagagtaacaacgaccgacagaaacgtcgatCCGATGAAAGGTTGATAACAGAGTTGAGAAATCAAGTCGGCAAAAGTCGAGAGGACTTGGAGAGATccgaggcttgcatagcaagaatgAGGGTCAGATGGGAAAAAGGGATAATGGCACGGAGGAAGCATCTACAACAAGTCATAGGGGATTCCGAAATAAGCATGGGACTATTAAGAGAGacaaactccactcttcaggagcaggtctttaaacaagcccgagatgcccggGCAGACAGAAGGCGCTGTTATGATCTGATGGCCATAATGGAAAAACGAATGGAGAGGTTTCAGGATCGACTCGCTGACAATGCTCAAATGCTGGGGCTAAAGAACCGGCAAATGGAACAACTGTTCAGGGAAAGGGATAACATCCGGGGAAGGATTGATGatattgggcactacatctacatgaaatgcctaacatgtgagcaaatacctcgtgatacccttcttgcctccatcatgggctacgcacatcggatcatgaatgagttgaagagcttgcagaggGGTCTTACACCAAAacccgcgaaaaggccgaatgatgcctcgcgagTACCTAAGTTGAAATCTTTAATGTGTCCCTAGTTCAAatctgcacttgtttgtttttcagagTCTGTTATTTACCCCTATGTTCTCTTCAAACattgagtctgtatttcgtttgttttctttcaaataacaGTTTGTAATAGCATATTTGGGTAATAGAATGTAAAATTGGGTATTTATTTTACGGATGCatgaactacgcctggtctgattcgtgcggggtcacgatacgtaggcaatctctataggattcgattttaattctaaaaaaaaaagaagaagaagaagagagaagaaaggtCCCTGAAACACTCGAAAGAGGCACTAAATAAAATAAGCCAgaatgatgcatgcggtcagagcaaaagcatgttagaaatggttaactgcctaagaacattgcattccccaacgtgcaattacaatatctgttaagactctaacactaacaagtttattgtttttccaatcaataccagttagtttgttagagcgtactagcaccgtaccattatcaaacaagatcgaaaggtcatataccagaaagcatgactgggtcagacaacagcgttgagtc contains:
- the LOC107814801 gene encoding uncharacterized protein LOC107814801 gives rise to the protein MTKFFCSLEITQKVEFTAVRSCSKRYELKCIVDKFGWNVRATRIKNFTLFRVIKCHNIHECSVDARKSDQKQATLNFISEQIIEHVRDKKIEVTPAFVENKMKKKFEIDIGYHKAWRAIQKAIACIRGTPEENYKIFPSYLHMMVCKNPGTYISIKRDAQNRFAYMFFAPVTSVAGWSYCRPVIAVDATFLKSKYHGVLFVAIETNQLQMGLEKFFLKLTMLMSQLKSIDKKTYNYIMEEPLERWARSWFPQRHYDMLTTNMVESMNSVSLKGRERPILRMLDFIQEKLGVWFYERRKKANETFHRVSIWAEEEMTKKMDLACKMFVFNLDSILFRINSEGIEFIVDLKKRTCDCLEFQLDELSCPDAIAAINKRYLQKSDYCSNWYSKEIWLKIYEGHVNTVGDQKSWNIPQNVQSEITKPPDVEILQGRRQKKRHIPVTESVPFKSTKCS